The nucleotide window CCGTTCTGGAAGGCGCCGGGATCATACCAGAGCTTGGCACCCTGGTACGTATCGAAGTCACCGGAAGAGGGACCACCACcgcagatgaggatgacggcGACAATCATGAAGATGACAATGGCTGCGAGCTTGAAGACGGAACTCCAgaactcttcttcagcatAGCCGAGGGTAccaaagatgttgatgacgatgatgaataTCCAAAAGACGGTGATCCAGACAGCTTCGTTGATGTCTTTATTCCAGTACTGCACCGTGAACGAGACGACTGTTAATTCGAGCGGCAAGACGATGACCCATTGAAAGACCTGGCAATGTTAGCGCCTCAATTGGGCGATGCAGGATCAGCGACACTTACGTAGTTCCAGCCCATGGCGAAACCCCAGGACGGATCGATGAAGCGAGTAGAGTAGGTGTAGAAACCACCAGAGACGGGATACATGACAGCGAGCTCACCGAGAGCGTGGACGACGTTGAAGATCATGACACCAGCGATGGAGAAGCAGAGAAAGACGGCGCCGGGACCGCCCTTTGTGAGGGCACCGCCGGAGCCGACGAAGAAACCAGCGCCGATTGAACCTCCAATGGCGATCATGTGGAGATGGCGCTTCTTCATGGAACGATCGAGTTCGACGACGCCAGTGCCGTAGTCACCTGTTGACAAGAAGTTAGGGGATTGATCTGGCTGTGACGGGCAGTGCATGCGACTCACGGCGCTGGAAGGACTTGAGGTTCAGACCATTGCGGGTCATGAAATCGGCCTCGCGGAAATCATCGCGAACgccctcaacatcaccagTGAAGGTATCCTTAGTATGCGCATGCCCGTGATCAGGCGACGGGGGCGTCGCGCTGCCGACGTCGATCTTTTCCTCCTTAGAGGTCATAGtcacagagaagaagaagagaagcgtgTGAAGAGTTGTGAGGGAGAGGGGAATGAAACCTGACGAGCTTGGGGGAGAAGTGAGAGGGGGGAGGGCAGTGGTTTTTATCTCCGAGGAGCGGAGGCTTCTGTGTTACAGGGAAGGAAGCTAAGCTAAGCTACCTTGCATTACACAAACACAGACGATGGCGAAAAGGgcaggagatggagatgggagGGGGATTGGAATTGGAATTGGAACCCAGAAGGTGGTGGGAAGGATAGGAAGTCGTGTAGCGTGCCAAGACAATGAATGATAAGCAtcgagacgaggaggaagagacagaGAAGCTGCCAAGTAGTTCTAGACGAGGCAAATGGAGGGAGAGTGCAACATCGCTCGAGCAAGGGTTAGGCGCTGTTCTGTTGGTGCAGCAGGCATCTCTCCAGTATAACTGAAGCTGTTGGGTTGTATTTCTGCAAGTTCCCATGTCGTGTCATGTAAATAAACCATCCCTCACTCAGCGCATGTCACTTTACAAAAGgttcaactccatcttccCCAGGAAGCTTTGACAGTTAGGTAGGGAatgagtacctaggtaggtagccaCTAACTGGGCTGGTTTACAGTGATGACAGTGCCCCGCACTTCAGTGCACTACCCGACATccgctcatcaacatcatacaTGAATGAACATTTGAGTTTCAATTGACATCCAACGCGTGATGCAACGGACATGATACTGAGAAGGGAAGGTGCAACGATCGATCTTCTCACTGGAGGATTGCACGGGTTGGGGTCCGTCTTGGCGCAGTGGATGTCTTGGGTCTGATTTGGggttttctctctctctcactcaGACTCACTAGGCTCCCTCATGCACAGGCTAAGGTAGAGAGGTGGACCGTGGCGTTGGGAGGGAGGGCGAGCTAAACAACAAGCTTAAAATGTTTATCACGAGGTATGGGGGGAGGGTATGACGCGCTGGCTTGTTCGCGTTCCCGCCTTCAATCAATGGTTTAATTGAGTGGCGAGCAATCGTTCAGCAATGTTGCACACGAGTTCAGCCGTTTGAGCGTTACAGTTACTCCAAAAACTCGCCTCCAATATTGAGTCCTACGCCCAGCTTTTGCCGAGAAACCTGTCAAAATCCCGAACGCTTGGGGCCTCGGACGCCAAGAGATTCTGTATCATCTTGAAAGGGAAGGAGATAAAATAATATGAGGATGTTTTATTCACAATCATCAGCTAAACTCGTCAAGGTTGGTGGCTGGGTCAGCCAATGGTGCTGAGATGCATTATCTCCATCCTCATTGAGATTGGCCGTGCAAATCCGGGGATGCGATCGGGCAAAGTGGGAATTTATTACGTTAAATATTGCCAGAGTAACTGGGGCCGTTGATGTTTAAATTAGAGCGTGTGTTATTGGTTGGGCAAATGTTAGAGTCAGGATAAACACTCCTAAAGACAGTCTCACTTCTCATCACCACGACTGCACGCATGCTTCACACTTAATGTCAACAAAGAGTCGCTCGAAAACAAAAGACCATTCCATTCTCCAACCGTCTCCCTTATCTCTTGGCCAACTCCAACCTGGTAAGATTACAACCGtaatctctctctctcacaagcccaaccaacaagacttcgcttctcctcagcgCCAAGACAGCCGAGTAGTCTTGGCAGTGATAAAAAACCAAGGATCGAACAAAAGCCCAAATTGACCCCCCAAATGGGGAATGTCCCGTGGTAATCCCCAACACCGCAAACCAATAACATCATTTCTCAGCGATTCATCCTTTCTTGGCCAACAGCTGGTCAGGGTCGGCCGCACGTAGACAAGCCACTCGCTGTAACACTAGCAAAAGGGCCCCAGGAATTCTGTCGCTATGACAAACAGAAATCCCAGACTTGGGAATAATCTACGTCAGAGTCTGGGGAAGCTTTGCGGGGAAACGAAGACACAGCGACAGTGTTTGGGTGTGAGAGCGACACGGTAATAGGTAGTATGGATAGAGAGGAGACAAGACTCGCGGTCGAAATAAGAAAGCGCCGTAGCGGATCAGAGACATGGGAGAGCCCTGCTGTCATCACTTAAAAAATGAACTTCTTTTTACCTTTCGGAGACAACGTCTCCTTCTGGAACGGCAGTCAGAATCACACCACCCATTCACGGCGTAGCAGTTTCACAGGGGGGCGGGACACAAAAGGTTGCAGCCGATAAGCCCTCTCATTCGCTTTATCTAACGCTGACtgcaaaaaaaagaaaaacccCGGCTCAGCGAGGAAGCTAAGGTATTCTTAGCTCATGCGCcttctcatcgtcttcgAAGGGCGACTCGGCGCGATGTTCTTCCAGCACCGGTTTGCCTCGCATCTGCGCCCAGACCGTTTTGTACACTGGCTTGGCGAATAGCGCGTCCATGTCCTCGAGGGTGATGCCTGTGATTATATGCATGTCAGCCACACTGCAGAATACGTCTAGAAGGAATGAGTCTGCACCTTTTGTTTCGGGGACGAAGAACGTAGCCCATATCCCCATGCACACGAGGATCGAGCTGAAGAAAAAGTACGCGCCGTAGCCAAGATCAGAGATCATGTAGGGCGTTGAGCGCgcgatgatgaaggagcCGAGCCATGTGTCTGCTGTGGTTATGGCGACGCAGAGCATGCGGATGTCGAGCGGGAAGATCTCGGATGCGTACGTCCACGTGATGCCCTGCCACGTCgcacagatgatgatggcgttgatgtACACGCACACGATGGCGAGGTATCCCCAGCCGTCGCGGTTCACAAcacctgctgctgctgcggctgCGGGGTCTGCTTCCATCACGTACCCGCCGATATACCACATAGGAATACAGCCCAGTGCAGCTCCCCAGATGAGACCCTTGCGACGACCGACTTTCTCGACGACCCAGAAGGTGAAGAGGACCATGCCGAGGGTCTTGGAGATGCCGTAGAAGCCAGTGGAGAAGAGCTTCAAAGAAGTGCCGGGGATACCAAGACTCTCAAAGATACGGGGTGCGTAGtaggtgatgatgttgacgcCTGTGAAACTCTGCAGGAACATGAGAGCCATGCCGATGCCCATGCGGTTACGCACGCCCTTTTGGAAAAGCTTCTTGAACTGCTGCTTCTTACTCATCTTGTTCGTACTGCGCTCCTCAACCTGCGCACGAATATCACCCATCTCCCTCCTAACATACTCATGGTCCGCAGGAAGACCCCTAATCTGCGCGAGAATCTTCTCCGCTGCTTCAAAGTGATCACCGCGCGCCAACCACCTCGGCGACTCAGGACACCAAAGCATACCGAGCGCAAGACCCAAGCCGGGGAGGAGCTGCACCGCCAGGGGCACAATCCACTGGGTCTTTGTGTCAACGTCGATGGTGCGGTCGGTAGCGTAGTTGATCCAGAAACCTAGCATGCCGCCGCCCTGCGAGGCGATTTCGAAGATACCCACAAGACGGCCTCTGATGGAAGGAGGAGCTGTTTCGCTGATGTATACGGGGACGGTGAGGGAGGAGGCGCCGAGGCCGAGACCGGCGACGGCTCTGCCGCCGTAGATCATGTTGAGATTGCCGTTTGCGGCGGTCATGAGGGCGccgccgaggaggaagactaGGGCTGCGCCCATGATGGTCTTTCTACGACCCCATTTCTCGGCGATGGGGAAGGTGAACAGCGCACCGAAGAAACAGCCAGCCTGGGTATGTTAGGCGTGTTTTggtgagagtgagaagagGGGAGGGTACCTGAAAGGTGGAGACGATGTTTCCCTGGATGGTGTCGCGTTGGGTCTTTTCGACGAGGTCTAGGCCAAAGTCCCTCATGAAAGAGGTCAATGCCATGGTACCTGCTCCACAGTTAGAGTTGGGTGTATCATGTAGAATGAGTGAGTGGTACAAACCTCCAATAACAGAAGTATCATATCCGACTGCTCAAATCAGTACATCACCTTCATCGTCACAGCTTCATAACTCACTGGCGAGGGCGGACATGCTAGCCACCGTGGCAATCAGGTGGATTCGCCAGTTCCGCACCTCAGGCGGATCATTGGTGCCCGACGCATGAGTATTCCAGCCCATAGATTATCGAAATAAACAAAGTTATAAGTGAGTATCAAGatgacaagatgaagattTGTTTTCTCAAAAAGACAAACGAAGCGAGCAAGATAAGTCTCTGTCTTCCCCTCCTCTGGACACGGGGGCACCACGGCCTTTTTATCTTTGTAATGACGATATCTTTCCTGTCTGGTGGCTGGCCCCCCGTTGGAAAAACAGCTCGGGGTCTATTTTGCTCCACGTTTTCCCCGTGGGGTAGGTATCATGGGTGCGAGTGTGGAGTTGCCAAGATTGGGATGAGGGGATGATCGAGGGTGTCGCTTTTCCGTGGTGATATTGCGTTTCCGTGCGTGTTTTTGTTCATATGGGTTTGCCGACGTTGCTATCATCTCACCATTTTCAATGACGTATGTGGAACGCCCTTGATCAACACACTTAAAATATGGCTTTTCACAAATATCAGATATCGACCCATTCGCTGTTCCGCTCTGATAATGTCTCTCTTTTCGATATCCGTTCTCCCCGCCAAGGTCCTCAAACATAAGGGTCTTATTGCCGACTCTTGGAGATCTACCAACCGGCCCGCCATTCAGAGT belongs to Fusarium musae strain F31 chromosome 9, whole genome shotgun sequence and includes:
- a CDS encoding hypothetical protein (EggNog:ENOG41), which codes for MALTSFMRDFGLDLVEKTQRDTIQGNIVSTFQAGCFFGALFTFPIAEKWGRRKTIMGAALVFLLGGALMTAANGNLNMIYGGRAVAGLGLGASSLTVPVYISETAPPSIRGRLVGIFEIASQGGGMLGFWINYATDRTIDVDTKTQWIVPLAVQLLPGLGLALGMLWCPESPRWLARGDHFEAAEKILAQIRGLPADHEYVRREMGDIRAQVEERSTNKMSKKQQFKKLFQKGVRNRMGIGMALMFLQSFTGVNIITYYAPRIFESLGIPGTSLKLFSTGFYGISKTLGMVLFTFWVVEKVGRRKGLIWGAALGCIPMWYIGGYVMEADPAAAAAAGVVNRDGWGYLAIVCVYINAIIICATWQGITWTYASEIFPLDIRMLCVAITTADTWLGSFIIARSTPYMISDLGYGAYFFFSSILVCMGIWATFFVPETKGADSFLLDVFCSVADMHIITGITLEDMDALFAKPVYKTVWAQMRGKPVLEEHRAESPFEDDEKAHELRIP